The following proteins come from a genomic window of Canis aureus isolate CA01 chromosome 3, VMU_Caureus_v.1.0, whole genome shotgun sequence:
- the TTLL10 gene encoding inactive polyglycylase TTLL10 isoform X3 has translation MGRGEALHVRRAWGHRLFPALPFTAAEGPATASIVPRRSPNFPERPGQLSTCTRVNLRVPFVRSLSCGRQEAGLFQEAGSPRPPPRRSEFGSWLGAGWAEAKPGHPGGSPRADSPLPSSPQSLASCACPAPLTSGPQGCCCPETVARPPLLFPWQRTHTTLLGRFTGVFLSSHQGAASCRSFYLTSRHHRGQAWQSQTDSPCRESLAWDKQDVQMALPPQGTRHHSHHRDRSPPQAEAHVQDARRHSSPGLGPQMAQRPHRRVGVVSSQRCPCPGVSMPAARSHSRFIHRRGPPTRTHVSGKRGKRSRMAGVRQSHPRGPGWAHERPMGSIQEEQLLHSLSQLGQDADLLDDTDVARPRTTLLERHLLEGEKQPHSTGQGPYFYIGGTNGASIISSYCKSKGWQRIQDSRREDYKLKWCEVKCRDNYHSFREGEQLLYQIPNNKLLTTKIGLLSALREYSRVVNKIHKTSLCAQAKVLKMEEFFPETYRLDIREDREAFFTLFDENQIWICKPTASNQGKGIFLLRNQEEVTALQVKAQSIEDDPIYRKMPFRAPQARVVQRYIQNPLLLDGKKFDVRSYLLIACAMPYMVFFGHGYARLTLSLYDPHSSDLSGHLTNQFMQKKSPLYVLLKEDTVWSMDRLNRHINDKFRKTKGLPRDWVFTTFTKRMQQIMAHCFQAVKAKLHCKLGYFDLIGCDFLIDENFKILQAQQEP, from the exons ATGGGGCGGGGTGAGGCCCTACATGTAAGGCGAGCCTGGGGCCACCGTctcttccctgccctgcccttcacAGCTGCAGAAGGACCCGCCACAGCCTCCATTGTTCCCCGTCGCTCTCCAAACTTCCCTGAAAGACCAGGCCAGCTGTCCACCTGCACACGTGTTAACCTAAGAGTTCCCTTTGTGAGGAGCCTGAGCTGCGGGAGGCAGGAAGCTGGTCTTTTCCAGGAGGCCGGCAGTCCTCGCCCGCCTCCAAGGCGCTCCGAGTTTGGATCTTGGTTGGGGGCAGGTTGGGCAGAAGCCAAACCTGGGCACCCAGGCGGTTCACCACGGGCTGACAG ccccctgcccagctcccctCAGAGCCTGGCCTCCTGTGCCTGCCCTGCTCCCCTCACCTCTGGGCCACAGGGTTGCTGTTGCCCAGAGACTGTTGCCAGGCCACCACTGTTGTTCCCCTGGCAGAGGACTCACACCACTTTGCTGGGCAG GTTCACCGGGGTCTTCCTTTCATCACACCAGGGTGCTGCTTCCTGCCGGTCTTTTTACCTCACCAG CCGGCACCACCGAGGCCAAGCATGGCAAAGCCAGACAGACAGTCCCTGCAGAGAAAGCCTCGCCTGGGATAAACAGGATGTACAGATGGCCCTGCCTCCACAGGGCACCAggcaccacagtcaccacagAGACAGGAGCCCGCCGCAAGCTGAAGCCCACGTCCAGGACGCCAGGAGGCACTCCTCCCCAGGGCTAGGACCACAGATGGCCCAGAGGCCCCACAGACGGGTTGGGGTGGTGTCCTCCCAGAGGTGCCCTTGCCCCGGGGTTTCCATGCCTGCAGCCCGCAGCCATAGCCGCTTCATCCACCGTCGGGGGCCACCCACTCGGACCCATGTTAGTGGGAAGAGAGGCAAGCGGTCCAGGATGGCAGGGGTCCGGCAGAGCCACCCCCGAGGGCCAG GCTGGGCCCATGAGAGACCAATGGGGAGCATCCAAGAGGAGCAGCTCCTACACTCGCTGAGCCAGCTGGGACAAGATGCAG ACCTCCTGGATGACACTGATGTTGCCAGGCCTCGGACCACTCTCCTGGAGAGACACCTGttggagggggagaagcagccacACAGCACTGGGCAGGGGCCCTACTTCTACATTGGAGGGACCAATGGGGCCTCCAT AATCAGCTCCTACTGCAAGAGCAAGGGCTGGCAGCGCATCCAGGACAGCCGGCGAGAGGACTATAAGCTGAAGTGGTGTGAGGTCAAGTGCAGAGACAACTACCACAGCTTCCGGGAAG GTGAGCAGCTGCTGTACCAGATTCCGAACAACAAGCTCCTCACCACCAAGATCGGGCTGCTCAGTGCCCTGAGGGAATACTCAAGGGTTGTGAACAAGATCCACAAGACATCACTATGTGCCCAGGCCAA GGTCCTGAAAATGGAAGAATTTTTCCCAGAGACCTACCGTCTGGACATCAGGGAAGACAGAGAGGCTTTTTTCACCCTCTTTGATG AAAATCAGATATGGATCTGCAAGCCCACTGCCTCCAACCAGGGCAAAGGCATCTTTCTGCTCCGGAACCAGGAGGAGGTCACTGCTCTGCAAGTCAAGGCCCAGAGCATCGAGGACGACCCCATCTACCGCAAGATGCCATTCAGGGCGCCTCAGGCGCGGGTCGTGCAAAG GTACATCCAGAATCCACTGCTACTGGATGGGAAGAAGTTTGATGTGCGCTCCTACCTGCTCATTGCCTGCGCCATGCCCTACATGGTCTTCTTTGGCCATGGCTACGCCCGCCTCACCCTCAGCCTTTATGACCCCCACTCCAGCGATCTCAGTGGCCACCTGACTAACCAG TTTATGCAGAAGAAGAGCCCCCTGTACGTGCTGCTCAAAGAGGACACAGTGTGGAGCATGGACCGCCTCAACCGCCACATCAATGACAAGTTTAGGAAGACCAAGGGGCTCCCCAGAGACTGGGTCTTCACCACCTTCACG AAGCGGATGCAGCAGATCATGGCCCACTGCTTCCAGGCTGTCAAGGCCAAGCTCCACTGCAAGCTGGGTTACTTCGACCTCATTGGCTGTGACTTCTTGATTGATGAGAACTTCAAG ATCCTGCAGGCCCAGCAAGAGCCTTAG
- the TTLL10 gene encoding inactive polyglycylase TTLL10 isoform X2 translates to MGRGEALHVRRAWGHRLFPALPFTAAEGPATASIVPRRSPNFPERPGQLSTCTRVNLRVPFVRSLSCGRQEAGLFQEAGSPRPPPRRSEFGSWLGAGWAEAKPGHPGGSPRADSPLPSSPQSLASCACPAPLTSGPQGCCCPETVARPPLLFPWQRTHTTLLGRFTGVFLSSHQGAASCRSFYLTSRHHRGQAWQSQTDSPCRESLAWDKQDVQMALPPQGTRHHSHHRDRSPPQAEAHVQDARRHSSPGLGPQMAQRPHRRVGVVSSQRCPCPGVSMPAARSHSRFIHRRGPPTRTHVSGKRGKRSRMAGVRQSHPRGPGWAHERPMGSIQEEQLLHSLSQLGQDADLLDDTDVARPRTTLLERHLLEGEKQPHSTGQGPYFYIGGTNGASIISSYCKSKGWQRIQDSRREDYKLKWCEVKCRDNYHSFREGEQLLYQIPNNKLLTTKIGLLSALREYSRVVNKIHKTSLCAQAKVLKMEEFFPETYRLDIREDREAFFTLFDENQIWICKPTASNQGKGIFLLRNQEEVTALQVKAQSIEDDPIYRKMPFRAPQARVVQRYIQNPLLLDGKKFDVRSYLLIACAMPYMVFFGHGYARLTLSLYDPHSSDLSGHLTNQFMQKKSPLYVLLKEDTVWSMDRLNRHINDKFRKTKGLPRDWVFTTFTKRMQQIMAHCFQAVKAKLHCKLGYFDLIGCDFLIDENFKGLSLLLAR, encoded by the exons ATGGGGCGGGGTGAGGCCCTACATGTAAGGCGAGCCTGGGGCCACCGTctcttccctgccctgcccttcacAGCTGCAGAAGGACCCGCCACAGCCTCCATTGTTCCCCGTCGCTCTCCAAACTTCCCTGAAAGACCAGGCCAGCTGTCCACCTGCACACGTGTTAACCTAAGAGTTCCCTTTGTGAGGAGCCTGAGCTGCGGGAGGCAGGAAGCTGGTCTTTTCCAGGAGGCCGGCAGTCCTCGCCCGCCTCCAAGGCGCTCCGAGTTTGGATCTTGGTTGGGGGCAGGTTGGGCAGAAGCCAAACCTGGGCACCCAGGCGGTTCACCACGGGCTGACAG ccccctgcccagctcccctCAGAGCCTGGCCTCCTGTGCCTGCCCTGCTCCCCTCACCTCTGGGCCACAGGGTTGCTGTTGCCCAGAGACTGTTGCCAGGCCACCACTGTTGTTCCCCTGGCAGAGGACTCACACCACTTTGCTGGGCAG GTTCACCGGGGTCTTCCTTTCATCACACCAGGGTGCTGCTTCCTGCCGGTCTTTTTACCTCACCAG CCGGCACCACCGAGGCCAAGCATGGCAAAGCCAGACAGACAGTCCCTGCAGAGAAAGCCTCGCCTGGGATAAACAGGATGTACAGATGGCCCTGCCTCCACAGGGCACCAggcaccacagtcaccacagAGACAGGAGCCCGCCGCAAGCTGAAGCCCACGTCCAGGACGCCAGGAGGCACTCCTCCCCAGGGCTAGGACCACAGATGGCCCAGAGGCCCCACAGACGGGTTGGGGTGGTGTCCTCCCAGAGGTGCCCTTGCCCCGGGGTTTCCATGCCTGCAGCCCGCAGCCATAGCCGCTTCATCCACCGTCGGGGGCCACCCACTCGGACCCATGTTAGTGGGAAGAGAGGCAAGCGGTCCAGGATGGCAGGGGTCCGGCAGAGCCACCCCCGAGGGCCAG GCTGGGCCCATGAGAGACCAATGGGGAGCATCCAAGAGGAGCAGCTCCTACACTCGCTGAGCCAGCTGGGACAAGATGCAG ACCTCCTGGATGACACTGATGTTGCCAGGCCTCGGACCACTCTCCTGGAGAGACACCTGttggagggggagaagcagccacACAGCACTGGGCAGGGGCCCTACTTCTACATTGGAGGGACCAATGGGGCCTCCAT AATCAGCTCCTACTGCAAGAGCAAGGGCTGGCAGCGCATCCAGGACAGCCGGCGAGAGGACTATAAGCTGAAGTGGTGTGAGGTCAAGTGCAGAGACAACTACCACAGCTTCCGGGAAG GTGAGCAGCTGCTGTACCAGATTCCGAACAACAAGCTCCTCACCACCAAGATCGGGCTGCTCAGTGCCCTGAGGGAATACTCAAGGGTTGTGAACAAGATCCACAAGACATCACTATGTGCCCAGGCCAA GGTCCTGAAAATGGAAGAATTTTTCCCAGAGACCTACCGTCTGGACATCAGGGAAGACAGAGAGGCTTTTTTCACCCTCTTTGATG AAAATCAGATATGGATCTGCAAGCCCACTGCCTCCAACCAGGGCAAAGGCATCTTTCTGCTCCGGAACCAGGAGGAGGTCACTGCTCTGCAAGTCAAGGCCCAGAGCATCGAGGACGACCCCATCTACCGCAAGATGCCATTCAGGGCGCCTCAGGCGCGGGTCGTGCAAAG GTACATCCAGAATCCACTGCTACTGGATGGGAAGAAGTTTGATGTGCGCTCCTACCTGCTCATTGCCTGCGCCATGCCCTACATGGTCTTCTTTGGCCATGGCTACGCCCGCCTCACCCTCAGCCTTTATGACCCCCACTCCAGCGATCTCAGTGGCCACCTGACTAACCAG TTTATGCAGAAGAAGAGCCCCCTGTACGTGCTGCTCAAAGAGGACACAGTGTGGAGCATGGACCGCCTCAACCGCCACATCAATGACAAGTTTAGGAAGACCAAGGGGCTCCCCAGAGACTGGGTCTTCACCACCTTCACG AAGCGGATGCAGCAGATCATGGCCCACTGCTTCCAGGCTGTCAAGGCCAAGCTCCACTGCAAGCTGGGTTACTTCGACCTCATTGGCTGTGACTTCTTGATTGATGAGAACTTCAAG GGCCTCAGCCTCCTGTTGGCCAGGTGA
- the TTLL10 gene encoding inactive polyglycylase TTLL10 isoform X1 — protein sequence MGRGEALHVRRAWGHRLFPALPFTAAEGPATASIVPRRSPNFPERPGQLSTCTRVNLRVPFVRSLSCGRQEAGLFQEAGSPRPPPRRSEFGSWLGAGWAEAKPGHPGGSPRADSPLPSSPQSLASCACPAPLTSGPQGCCCPETVARPPLLFPWQRTHTTLLGRFTGVFLSSHQGAASCRSFYLTSRHHRGQAWQSQTDSPCRESLAWDKQDVQMALPPQGTRHHSHHRDRSPPQAEAHVQDARRHSSPGLGPQMAQRPHRRVGVVSSQRCPCPGVSMPAARSHSRFIHRRGPPTRTHVSGKRGKRSRMAGVRQSHPRGPGWAHERPMGSIQEEQLLHSLSQLGQDADLLDDTDVARPRTTLLERHLLEGEKQPHSTGQGPYFYIGGTNGASIISSYCKSKGWQRIQDSRREDYKLKWCEVKCRDNYHSFREGEQLLYQIPNNKLLTTKIGLLSALREYSRVVNKIHKTSLCAQAKVLKMEEFFPETYRLDIREDREAFFTLFDENQIWICKPTASNQGKGIFLLRNQEEVTALQVKAQSIEDDPIYRKMPFRAPQARVVQRYIQNPLLLDGKKFDVRSYLLIACAMPYMVFFGHGYARLTLSLYDPHSSDLSGHLTNQFMQKKSPLYVLLKEDTVWSMDRLNRHINDKFRKTKGLPRDWVFTTFTKRMQQIMAHCFQAVKAKLHCKLGYFDLIGCDFLIDENFKVWLLEMNSNPALHTNCEVLKEVIPGVIMETLDLALETFQKSLRNQKMLPLLSQRRFVLLHNERSGSPPCHSGAVHLAMQSSQSGLRPL from the exons ATGGGGCGGGGTGAGGCCCTACATGTAAGGCGAGCCTGGGGCCACCGTctcttccctgccctgcccttcacAGCTGCAGAAGGACCCGCCACAGCCTCCATTGTTCCCCGTCGCTCTCCAAACTTCCCTGAAAGACCAGGCCAGCTGTCCACCTGCACACGTGTTAACCTAAGAGTTCCCTTTGTGAGGAGCCTGAGCTGCGGGAGGCAGGAAGCTGGTCTTTTCCAGGAGGCCGGCAGTCCTCGCCCGCCTCCAAGGCGCTCCGAGTTTGGATCTTGGTTGGGGGCAGGTTGGGCAGAAGCCAAACCTGGGCACCCAGGCGGTTCACCACGGGCTGACAG ccccctgcccagctcccctCAGAGCCTGGCCTCCTGTGCCTGCCCTGCTCCCCTCACCTCTGGGCCACAGGGTTGCTGTTGCCCAGAGACTGTTGCCAGGCCACCACTGTTGTTCCCCTGGCAGAGGACTCACACCACTTTGCTGGGCAG GTTCACCGGGGTCTTCCTTTCATCACACCAGGGTGCTGCTTCCTGCCGGTCTTTTTACCTCACCAG CCGGCACCACCGAGGCCAAGCATGGCAAAGCCAGACAGACAGTCCCTGCAGAGAAAGCCTCGCCTGGGATAAACAGGATGTACAGATGGCCCTGCCTCCACAGGGCACCAggcaccacagtcaccacagAGACAGGAGCCCGCCGCAAGCTGAAGCCCACGTCCAGGACGCCAGGAGGCACTCCTCCCCAGGGCTAGGACCACAGATGGCCCAGAGGCCCCACAGACGGGTTGGGGTGGTGTCCTCCCAGAGGTGCCCTTGCCCCGGGGTTTCCATGCCTGCAGCCCGCAGCCATAGCCGCTTCATCCACCGTCGGGGGCCACCCACTCGGACCCATGTTAGTGGGAAGAGAGGCAAGCGGTCCAGGATGGCAGGGGTCCGGCAGAGCCACCCCCGAGGGCCAG GCTGGGCCCATGAGAGACCAATGGGGAGCATCCAAGAGGAGCAGCTCCTACACTCGCTGAGCCAGCTGGGACAAGATGCAG ACCTCCTGGATGACACTGATGTTGCCAGGCCTCGGACCACTCTCCTGGAGAGACACCTGttggagggggagaagcagccacACAGCACTGGGCAGGGGCCCTACTTCTACATTGGAGGGACCAATGGGGCCTCCAT AATCAGCTCCTACTGCAAGAGCAAGGGCTGGCAGCGCATCCAGGACAGCCGGCGAGAGGACTATAAGCTGAAGTGGTGTGAGGTCAAGTGCAGAGACAACTACCACAGCTTCCGGGAAG GTGAGCAGCTGCTGTACCAGATTCCGAACAACAAGCTCCTCACCACCAAGATCGGGCTGCTCAGTGCCCTGAGGGAATACTCAAGGGTTGTGAACAAGATCCACAAGACATCACTATGTGCCCAGGCCAA GGTCCTGAAAATGGAAGAATTTTTCCCAGAGACCTACCGTCTGGACATCAGGGAAGACAGAGAGGCTTTTTTCACCCTCTTTGATG AAAATCAGATATGGATCTGCAAGCCCACTGCCTCCAACCAGGGCAAAGGCATCTTTCTGCTCCGGAACCAGGAGGAGGTCACTGCTCTGCAAGTCAAGGCCCAGAGCATCGAGGACGACCCCATCTACCGCAAGATGCCATTCAGGGCGCCTCAGGCGCGGGTCGTGCAAAG GTACATCCAGAATCCACTGCTACTGGATGGGAAGAAGTTTGATGTGCGCTCCTACCTGCTCATTGCCTGCGCCATGCCCTACATGGTCTTCTTTGGCCATGGCTACGCCCGCCTCACCCTCAGCCTTTATGACCCCCACTCCAGCGATCTCAGTGGCCACCTGACTAACCAG TTTATGCAGAAGAAGAGCCCCCTGTACGTGCTGCTCAAAGAGGACACAGTGTGGAGCATGGACCGCCTCAACCGCCACATCAATGACAAGTTTAGGAAGACCAAGGGGCTCCCCAGAGACTGGGTCTTCACCACCTTCACG AAGCGGATGCAGCAGATCATGGCCCACTGCTTCCAGGCTGTCAAGGCCAAGCTCCACTGCAAGCTGGGTTACTTCGACCTCATTGGCTGTGACTTCTTGATTGATGAGAACTTCAAG GTGTGGCTGCTGGAGATGAACTCCAACCCCGCTCTGCACACCAACTGTGAAGTCCTGAAGGAGGTGATTCcaggcgtgatcatggagaccctgG acctGGCATTGGAGACCTTCCAGAAGAGCCTGCGCAACCAGAAGATGCTGCCTCTGCTCTCACAGCGCCGCTTCGTGCTCCTGCACAACG AGCGTTCCGGCTCTCCTCCCTGCCACAGTGGAGCCGTTCACCTGGCCATGCAGAGCTCACAGAGTGGCCTGAGGCCTCTGTGA